AGCATCTGGTATGCCGACTACCACCTGTTCAACGTGTTGGGCGTCTACGCCGAGTTCACCATCGTCGCCCATGGTGACTGAGCTTCCGCCTCTCGATGGGGGTGAGACCATGCGCGCGTGGAAGCTGATCGCCCTGATGGCCGTCCTGACGGCCGTCACTGCAGGATGCCGGGGGGCCGTCACGATGTCCCAGATGGCCTGCCCGGTCTTGCCGGCCAGCGGGCTCCTCTTCGCCGACATGTGCGGCCCGCTGACCGTCGACTACAACGGGACGCCTGTGGCAGCCAGAAGCGGAGAGGCGTCGACGCTCTACGTGTACGATCCCGTCATCACCGGGCTTGACATCGCCTGGAGCGACGCCAGCATCGCGGCGGCCGCCGCCCAGGGCCGCCTCTCCCGCGTACACTACGCCGACTACCGCCTTTTCCAGATCCTGGGAGTCTTCGGGAGGTTCACCGTCATCGCGTACGGGGAGTAGTCCGGCGCAGGCCGGCCGGCTCAGCAACGGTCGCACCCTCCCCCGCCGCCGATCGGCTGCCCTTCCGGCACGTGGCGCAGCCCGCCCTTGCAGCCGGCCGCGCCCAGGCGATAGACTGGATGTCATCGCCCCTGGATTGCAGTTGGTTGATGGCCTGCGACACTACTTCTGTACCAGCCGAGGTCGCCACGGCCCTCCTTCGTCGTCTCACCGGCTCCCCGCTCGCCGTCACGGGCATGACCCGGATGCACGGCGGGATGGTCAACAGCGTGCTGGAGCTGACGACGGACGGCAGGCCGGAGCGCGTGGTCGCCAAGTTGTCCGCCCACCCGGACGACGCGGCCTTCGAACGCGAATTCTGTGCCCTCCGGTGGTACCGCCGTCACACCGCGTTCCCCGTGCCGGAGCCCTACGGGGTGGACGTCTCAGGCGACCTCTTCCCCGGGAGCTGCCTGATGATGCAGCGCCTGCCCGGCGAGAACCTTGCGCAGGCGGCGCTGAGAACGCGCGAAGCGGCCGACGTCGAACGCCGCATCGCAGACTGCCTGGCCCATCTCCACGGCCTGCACCGCGCGACCTATGGCTTCGCCTACGAACCCGCCGCCGCCGGATGCGGACTCTGGCTCGACTGGTTCGCGCCGAAGATGCAGGCCGAGTTCGAGGCCGCCGCCGACCGCCTGAGCGCCGACACGCGGGACATCCTCGCCCGCGAACTGGCCCGGCTCGACCTCTGGCTCCCCGAATGCGGCGCCCCGACGCTGGTCCACGGAGACGTCTGGGCCACCAACGTCATCGTGGACCCACTGGCGCCCGGCGGGCCGGCCCTGAGCGGATTCGTCGACGGCCGCTGCCGGTTCGCGGACGTCGAATACGAACTGGCCTACCTGCTCGTCTTCCGCACGGTCGGCCGCGCGTTCTTCGACGCCTACACCAGGACGCGACCGCTGCGCGACGGCTTCGAACAGCGCTGCCGCCTCTACTGGCTCCACACCATGCTGCTGCACGTCCGCGCCTTCGGCGACGCCCACTACATCCGCGCCTGCGAGGCCCTGGC
This is a stretch of genomic DNA from Candidatus Brocadiaceae bacterium. It encodes these proteins:
- a CDS encoding fructosamine kinase family protein, coding for MACDTTSVPAEVATALLRRLTGSPLAVTGMTRMHGGMVNSVLELTTDGRPERVVAKLSAHPDDAAFEREFCALRWYRRHTAFPVPEPYGVDVSGDLFPGSCLMMQRLPGENLAQAALRTREAADVERRIADCLAHLHGLHRATYGFAYEPAAAGCGLWLDWFAPKMQAEFEAAADRLSADTRDILARELARLDLWLPECGAPTLVHGDVWATNVIVDPLAPGGPALSGFVDGRCRFADVEYELAYLLVFRTVGRAFFDAYTRTRPLRDGFEQRCRLYWLHTMLLHVRAFGDAHYIRACEALAHEIGCLGPP